One genomic window of Synergistes jonesii includes the following:
- a CDS encoding citrate lyase ACP, which translates to MIIVRAAGAGTLESSDCHVTVSPSEATEVEYRGANSVIFAKRTNRLVDEILRENNVKGVKIAIQDQGAIEITIRARLETALARASEEERPAPVCPESAANSDLGSAALASWWKYATNESPKEAK; encoded by the coding sequence ATGATAATTGTTCGCGCCGCCGGCGCTGGAACGCTGGAATCTTCGGACTGCCATGTTACGGTCTCTCCATCGGAGGCTACGGAAGTGGAATATCGCGGCGCAAATAGCGTGATTTTTGCGAAGAGGACGAATAGGCTCGTCGACGAAATATTGAGGGAAAACAACGTCAAGGGCGTGAAAATAGCGATTCAGGACCAGGGCGCCATCGAAATAACGATCAGGGCGCGCCTTGAGACGGCGCTTGCGCGTGCGTCTGAAGAGGAACGCCCGGCGCCGGTATGTCCGGAATCGGCGGCGAATTCGGATTTGGGCAGCGCCGCCCTTGCTTCGTGGTGGAAATATGCTACAAACGAGAGCCCAAAGGAGGCGAAGTGA
- a CDS encoding HpcH/HpaI aldolase/citrate lyase family protein, whose amino-acid sequence MKPSRSMLYIPGDSPGMIQHSPIFGADSILLDLEDAVALTEKDAARRMVATFLQRFDFKDLFVTVRINGADTEFFEKDLEEIIPCAPAAVRLPKCNGPQDVLEADDRITEIELKNGMRTGAVKIHAMIETALGLEMAYAIASVSPRVTALTIGGQDFTADMGVQKTKEGRELFYARCRVSAAAHAAGIDSYDTVWADLQDNEGLFRETKEIVGLGFTGKACIHPSQVAVIHKAFVPGEKELRKACRVVEAAEKAKREGRGVVSVDGKMVDAPVVARSKHLLDLAELYGIKVG is encoded by the coding sequence ATGAAGCCAAGCCGCTCGATGTTATACATACCGGGGGATTCTCCCGGAATGATTCAGCACTCGCCGATCTTCGGGGCCGACAGCATACTGCTTGACCTCGAGGATGCGGTGGCGCTTACGGAGAAAGACGCCGCGCGGAGGATGGTCGCCACGTTCCTGCAGAGATTTGATTTTAAAGACCTCTTCGTGACGGTCAGGATAAACGGCGCCGACACGGAGTTCTTTGAAAAAGACCTTGAAGAGATAATCCCCTGCGCTCCCGCCGCGGTGCGCCTGCCTAAGTGCAACGGCCCTCAGGACGTGCTGGAGGCCGACGATAGGATCACGGAGATAGAACTTAAAAACGGCATGCGCACTGGAGCGGTGAAGATCCACGCGATGATAGAGACGGCGCTCGGCCTTGAGATGGCGTATGCCATCGCCTCCGTCTCTCCGCGTGTTACGGCTCTGACCATCGGAGGACAGGATTTCACCGCCGATATGGGGGTACAGAAGACGAAAGAAGGGCGGGAGCTCTTCTACGCCAGATGCAGGGTCTCAGCGGCGGCACATGCGGCCGGCATCGATTCCTATGACACGGTATGGGCCGACCTTCAGGACAATGAAGGGCTCTTCCGCGAGACCAAAGAGATAGTCGGGCTCGGCTTCACAGGCAAGGCCTGCATACATCCGAGCCAGGTGGCTGTGATACACAAGGCCTTCGTGCCGGGCGAAAAAGAGCTGCGCAAAGCGTGTCGCGTGGTAGAAGCCGCAGAAAAGGCGAAGCGCGAAGGCAGGGGGGTCGTCTCCGTCGACGGCAAAATGGTCGACGCTCCAGTAGTCGCCAGGTCGAAACATCTGCTGGATCTCGCGGAGCTTTACGGAATAAAGGTGGGATAA
- the citF gene encoding citrate lyase subunit alpha: MKSVLNSLKRLVPLEIPGVGAFEPYSAPFSAITGLQGKTRAALPLKAAAPCRDKVASSLRRAIEQSGLTDGMTISFHHHLRNGDAVIPMVLKELEEMGFKNLTFAPSSIPDAHDCVADYIKSGLIGKLYTSGVRGKLGKLLSSGETNIPVVIRSHGGRARAIEEGSIKIDVAFLAAPACDCLGNISGCYGPSACGSLGYSIIDARNAAHVIAVTDNLVEYPLSPKISIPQYLVDQVVVVDSIGDPSKIATGAARITRNPVDLRIAEDSFKLMKASGIVEPGFSFQMGVGGASLAVAVYLEEYMTEKGITGSFGLGGVGGYMASMHDKGLFRTVFDVQSFDAVVTKSMAANPSHIEIDASWYANPFNAGALVNNLDCVILAALEVDTEFNVNVLTGNDGVLRGASGGHQDTAAGAKLSIVVCPSFRGGVPSIKEKVTTITTPGETVDAIVTERGICINSRRPELLEAASKAGLHVSDISSLKKEVEKLTGVPETIEFDYERPLAAVEYRDGTLIDAVYAAK; this comes from the coding sequence ATGAAAAGTGTATTGAATTCTCTTAAAAGACTGGTTCCTTTGGAAATACCCGGAGTCGGCGCCTTTGAGCCATACAGCGCGCCGTTTTCAGCGATAACCGGGCTTCAGGGCAAAACGCGGGCGGCTCTGCCTTTGAAGGCGGCCGCGCCGTGCAGAGATAAAGTTGCTTCCTCGTTGCGCAGAGCCATCGAACAATCCGGATTGACCGACGGCATGACTATTTCCTTCCACCATCATCTGCGCAACGGGGACGCCGTAATTCCCATGGTGCTCAAAGAGCTGGAGGAAATGGGCTTCAAAAACCTAACCTTCGCGCCGAGCTCGATACCCGACGCCCACGACTGCGTCGCCGACTATATTAAAAGCGGGCTGATCGGGAAACTCTACACTTCCGGCGTACGCGGAAAGCTGGGAAAGCTTCTCTCCAGCGGCGAAACGAACATTCCCGTCGTCATACGCAGCCACGGCGGGCGCGCGCGTGCGATCGAAGAGGGGTCGATAAAAATAGACGTCGCTTTTCTCGCCGCGCCGGCCTGCGACTGCCTCGGCAACATCAGCGGCTGTTACGGCCCCTCCGCCTGCGGTTCCCTCGGCTACTCGATAATCGACGCGAGAAACGCCGCCCATGTGATAGCCGTCACCGACAACCTCGTTGAATACCCACTCTCGCCGAAAATATCCATACCGCAGTACCTTGTCGACCAGGTCGTCGTAGTCGATAGCATAGGCGACCCGTCGAAGATCGCGACCGGCGCGGCGCGCATCACGCGCAACCCAGTAGACCTCCGCATAGCCGAGGATTCCTTTAAGCTGATGAAGGCTTCCGGCATAGTCGAGCCCGGCTTTTCCTTCCAGATGGGAGTCGGCGGGGCGAGCCTCGCCGTCGCTGTGTATCTTGAAGAATATATGACGGAGAAGGGCATAACGGGCAGCTTCGGGCTCGGCGGTGTCGGCGGCTATATGGCGTCGATGCACGACAAAGGCCTATTCAGGACGGTATTCGACGTGCAGTCGTTTGATGCCGTCGTTACCAAATCGATGGCGGCGAACCCGAGCCACATCGAGATAGACGCGTCATGGTACGCTAATCCCTTCAACGCAGGCGCGCTCGTCAACAATCTCGACTGCGTGATACTCGCGGCGCTGGAAGTCGACACGGAGTTCAACGTCAACGTGCTCACCGGCAACGACGGCGTGCTGCGCGGCGCCTCCGGAGGACATCAAGACACCGCGGCGGGGGCCAAGCTCTCTATAGTCGTTTGCCCGTCGTTCAGAGGAGGAGTGCCATCAATCAAGGAGAAGGTCACTACGATAACGACCCCCGGCGAAACGGTGGACGCGATAGTCACAGAGCGCGGCATCTGCATAAACAGCCGCAGGCCGGAGCTGCTCGAAGCCGCCTCCAAAGCGGGGCTCCATGTGAGCGATATAAGCTCTTTGAAAAAAGAGGTGGAGAAACTTACCGGCGTGCCGGAGACTATAGAATTCGACTATGAGAGGCCTCTTGCCGCCGTCGAATATAGGGACGGAACGCTTATAGACGCGGTATACGCCGCGAAATAA